TCTCGTGAAGTTGTTCTACGACATCCTCTTTAAGAGTGCGAGTGCTCAagtccctgaaaaatgctccaatggctttgtatattccaaaaacaattaagcaaattattagtgcatatttttgaaaaataaattaaaaattaattagtgtgagtaataatatattacctgcaagtgcttcatgtacttttgttggaagtagctccgcaaatgcaaagggaagtagtctttgcataaagacatgacaatcatgactcttcatcccggagaacttttggcccttttcaacacatctagagaggtttgaaacatacccatcaggaaacttcactgctgatgcaacccagttgaacaagaccgacttttgttctgaagacaatctgaataccGGTACAGGAACTTGTCCATtgctttttatatgtaactcgggtcttgagcaaatatcaggcaagtccaacctcgatttttgattgtcttttgtcttccctggaacattcaatattgtattcatgatgttctcaaaaaaattcttctcaatatgcatcacatctaggttgtggcgcaaaagaagatccttccaatacggcaactcccaaaatatactcttcttgtgccagttgtgctgaactccataataatcaggcatattaccgggaacatgccaattacccACCACAACGAACTGTTTCTTGAGCTCCGTAGTAATCGATTTGCTGTTCAATttgttctccagttaaatacggaggaggagtgtctctcacaacc
This Raphanus sativus cultivar WK10039 unplaced genomic scaffold, ASM80110v3 Scaffold2808, whole genome shotgun sequence DNA region includes the following protein-coding sequences:
- the LOC130506013 gene encoding uncharacterized protein LOC130506013, whose translation is MPDYYGVQHNWHKKSIFWELPYWKDLLLRHNLDVMHIEKNFFENIMNTILNVPGKTKDNQKSRLDLPDICSRPELHIKSNGQVPVPVFRLSSEQKSVLFNWVASAVKFPDGYVSNLSRCVEKGQKFSGMKSHDCHVFMQRLLPFAFAELLPTKVHEALAAIGAFFRDLSTRTLKEDVVEQLHENIPILLCNLEMIFPPSFLTSWSI